From Neomonachus schauinslandi chromosome 12, ASM220157v2, whole genome shotgun sequence, the proteins below share one genomic window:
- the TRA2A gene encoding transformer-2 protein homolog alpha: protein MSDVEENNFEGRESRSQSKSPTGTPARVKSESRSGSRSPSRVSKHSESHSRSRSKSRSRSRRHSHRRYTRSRSHSHSHRRRSRSRSYTPEYRRRRSRSHSPMSNRRRHTGSRANPDPNTCLGVFGLSLYTTERDLREVFSRYGPLSGVNVVYDQRTGRSRGFAFVYFERIDDSKEAMERANGMELDGRRIRVDYSITKRAHTPTPGIYMGRPTHSGGGGGGGGGGGGGGGRRRDSYYDRGYDRGYDRYEDYDYRYRRRSPSPYYSRYRSRSRSRSYSPRRY from the exons GAGTCTCGCTCTCAGTCAAAATCTCCAACGGGAACTCCTGCTCGTGTAAAATCGGAGAGCAGGTCAGGATCTCGTAGTCCATCAAGGGTTTCCAAACACTCAGAATCCCATTCTCGATCAAGATCAAAATCCAG GTCGAGGTCGAGGAGGCATTCTCATAGACGTTACACTCGATCCAGATCCCATTCTCACTCTCATAGGAGACGATCTCGAAGTAGGTCATATACACCAGAATACCGGCGTCGAAGAAGCCGAAGTCATTCTCCAATGTCTAACCGGAGAAGACATACAGGCAGCAGG GCAAATCCAGATCCCAACACTTGTCTTGGAGTGTTTGGCCTCAGTTTATACACAACTGAGAGAGATCTTCGTGAAGTATTTTCTCGATACGGACCATTGAGTGGTGTCAATGTGGTTTATGATCAGCGAACTGGACGATCACGaggatttgcttttgtttattttgaaagaatagaTGACTCAAAGgag GCTATGGAAAGGGCAAATGGAATGGAGCTGGATGGTAGAAGAATTCGAGTGGATTATTCTATTACCAAGAGAGCTCACACACCTACACCCGGCATCTACATGGGCCGACCAACTCA TAGTGGCGGTGgcggtggtggaggtggtggtggaggtggaggcGGTGGCCGGCGTCGAGACTCTTACTATGATAGAGGATATGATCGTGGGTATGACAGATATGAAGACTATGATTACCGGTACAG AAGAAGATCACCTTCTCCTTACTATAGTCGGTACAGGTCACGATCGAGATCTCGTTCCTACAGCCCAA GACGCTATTGA